In a single window of the Pseudomonas entomophila genome:
- the phaZ gene encoding poly(3-hydroxyalkanoate) depolymerase — translation MPPPYIFRTVELDDQSIRTAVRPGKPHLTPLLIFNGIGANLELVFPFIEALDPDLEVIAFDVPGVGGSSTPRHPYRFPGLAKLTARMLDYLNYGQVNAIGVSWGGALAQQFAHDYPERCKKLVLAATAAGAVMVPGKPKVLWMMASPRRYIQPSHVIRIAPTIYGGGFRRDPDLALHHASKVRSGGKLGYYWQLFAGLGWTSIHWLHKIHQPTLVLAGDDDPLIPLINMRLLAWRIPNAQLHIIDDGHLFLITRAEAVAPIIMKFLQQERQRAVMHPRPASGG, via the coding sequence ATGCCGCCACCCTACATCTTCAGGACCGTCGAGCTGGATGATCAATCCATCCGCACGGCGGTCCGTCCGGGCAAGCCGCACCTGACACCCTTGCTGATCTTCAACGGCATCGGTGCCAACCTCGAGCTGGTGTTCCCGTTCATCGAGGCCCTGGACCCGGACCTGGAGGTGATCGCCTTCGACGTGCCCGGCGTCGGTGGCTCGTCGACGCCCCGCCACCCCTACCGGTTCCCCGGGCTGGCCAAGCTGACGGCGCGCATGCTCGACTACCTGAACTACGGCCAGGTCAACGCGATCGGCGTGTCCTGGGGCGGCGCCCTGGCCCAGCAATTCGCCCACGACTACCCGGAACGCTGCAAGAAACTGGTGCTCGCCGCCACCGCCGCCGGCGCGGTGATGGTGCCGGGCAAGCCCAAGGTGTTGTGGATGATGGCCAGCCCACGGCGCTACATCCAGCCGTCCCACGTGATCCGTATCGCCCCGACCATCTATGGTGGTGGCTTTCGCCGCGACCCCGACCTGGCCCTGCACCACGCCTCGAAGGTGCGCTCCGGCGGCAAGCTGGGCTACTACTGGCAGCTGTTCGCCGGGCTGGGTTGGACCAGCATCCACTGGCTGCACAAGATCCACCAACCCACCCTGGTGCTGGCCGGTGACGACGACCCGTTGATCCCGCTGATCAACATGCGCCTGCTGGCCTGGCGAATTCCCAATGCGCAGCTACACATAATCGACGATGGCCATCTGTTCCTGATCACTCGGGCCGAGGCCGTCGCCCCGATCATCATGAAATTCCTCCAGCAAGAGCGCCAGCGCGCGGTCATGCACCCCCGGCCCGCCTCCGGCGGCTGA
- the phaC gene encoding class II poly(R)-hydroxyalkanoic acid synthase, giving the protein MKDKPATGTTPVPATSMNLQNAINGLRGRDLLSTLRHVGRHGLRHPLYTARHLLELGGTLGRVILGDTPFQPHARDNRFSDPTWSENPLYRRGLQAYLAWQKQTRRWIEESTLGNDDRARAQFLFTLISDAVAPSNSLLNPLAVKELFNTGGQSLLRGASYLLDDLRHNDGLPRQVDERAFEVGGNLAATPGAVVFRNELLELIQYKPMSEKQYARPLLVVPPQINKFYIFDLSPTNSFVQYMLKNGLQVFMVSWRNPDPRHREWGLSSYVQALEEALNACRSISGSRDLNLMGACAGGLTMAALQGHLQAKKQLRKVRSATYLVSMLDSQFDSPASLFADEQTIEASKRRSYQRGVLDGGEVARIFAWMRPNDLIWNYWVNNYLMGKKPPAFDILYWNADSTRLPAAYHGELLDFFKLNPLTFPEGLEVCGTPIDLKQVDLDSFTVAGSNDHITPWDAVYRSALLLGGDRRFLLANSGHIQSIINPPGNPKAYYLENPKLSSDPRAWFHDAQRRDGSWWPLWQEWITQRSGTLKPQRTELGNATYPPLGPAPGNYVMAR; this is encoded by the coding sequence ATGAAAGACAAACCGGCAACAGGGACGACACCGGTCCCCGCCACCAGTATGAACCTGCAGAACGCAATCAATGGCCTGCGTGGCCGCGACCTGCTGTCGACCCTGCGCCATGTAGGCCGCCACGGCCTGCGCCACCCGTTGTACACGGCCCGCCATCTGCTGGAGCTGGGTGGCACCCTGGGCCGGGTGATACTGGGCGACACGCCGTTCCAGCCCCATGCCCGCGACAACCGTTTCAGCGACCCTACCTGGAGCGAGAACCCGCTCTACCGCCGCGGGCTGCAGGCCTACCTCGCCTGGCAGAAGCAGACCCGCCGCTGGATCGAGGAAAGCACCCTGGGCAATGACGACCGCGCCCGCGCGCAGTTCCTGTTCACCTTGATCAGCGACGCCGTGGCACCGAGTAATTCACTGCTCAACCCACTGGCGGTCAAGGAGCTGTTCAACACCGGCGGCCAGAGCCTGCTGCGCGGCGCCAGCTACCTGCTCGACGATCTGCGCCACAACGATGGCTTGCCCCGCCAGGTGGACGAGCGCGCCTTCGAGGTCGGTGGCAACCTGGCTGCCACCCCAGGCGCGGTGGTGTTTCGCAACGAGCTGCTGGAGCTGATCCAGTACAAGCCCATGAGCGAAAAACAGTACGCTCGCCCGTTGCTGGTGGTACCGCCACAGATCAACAAGTTCTATATCTTCGACCTGAGCCCGACCAACAGCTTTGTCCAGTACATGCTCAAGAACGGCCTGCAGGTGTTCATGGTCAGCTGGCGCAACCCTGACCCGCGCCACCGGGAATGGGGCCTGTCGAGCTACGTACAGGCACTGGAGGAAGCGCTGAATGCCTGCCGCAGCATCAGCGGCAGCCGCGACCTCAACCTCATGGGGGCCTGCGCCGGGGGGCTGACCATGGCGGCCCTGCAGGGCCACTTGCAGGCCAAGAAACAACTGCGCAAGGTGCGCAGTGCCACCTACCTGGTCAGCATGCTCGACAGCCAGTTTGACAGCCCCGCCAGCCTGTTCGCCGACGAGCAGACCATCGAAGCGTCCAAGCGTCGCTCCTACCAGCGCGGTGTGCTCGACGGCGGCGAGGTGGCGCGGATCTTCGCCTGGATGCGCCCCAACGACCTGATCTGGAACTACTGGGTCAACAACTACCTCATGGGCAAGAAACCACCGGCATTCGACATTCTCTACTGGAACGCCGACAGCACCCGCCTGCCCGCCGCGTACCACGGCGAACTGTTGGACTTCTTCAAGCTCAACCCACTAACCTTCCCCGAAGGGCTTGAAGTATGCGGCACGCCCATCGACCTCAAGCAGGTCGACCTCGACAGCTTCACCGTCGCTGGCAGCAACGACCACATCACCCCCTGGGACGCGGTGTACCGCTCGGCCCTGCTGCTCGGTGGCGACCGGCGCTTCCTGCTGGCCAACAGCGGGCATATCCAGAGCATCATCAACCCGCCCGGCAACCCCAAGGCCTACTATCTCGAGAACCCCAAGCTGTCCAGCGACCCACGCGCCTGGTTCCACGATGCCCAGCGTCGCGATGGCAGCTGGTGGCCGCTGTGGCAGGAATGGATCACCCAGCGCTCGGGCACGCTCAAGCCACAGCGCACCGAGCTGGGCAACGCCACCTACCCACCGCTGGGCCCTGCGCCAGGCAACTATGTGATGGCCCGCTGA
- a CDS encoding phasin family protein, with protein sequence MAGKKNTEKEGSSWVGGIEKYSRKIWLAGLGIYSKIDQDGPKLFDTLVKDGEKAEKQAKKSVDSAADNAKSATTSRVSDVKERALGKWSELEEAFDKRLNSAISRLGVPSRNEIKALHQQVDTLTKQIEKLTGASVTPISKAGASKTAAKPLAKAAAKPAAKTAAAKPAAKPATKTAAAKPAAKPAAKPAVAKKPAVKKAAPAKPAAAPAATAAPAPSAAPASTTPSAPVNAAAQA encoded by the coding sequence ATGGCTGGCAAGAAGAACACCGAGAAGGAAGGTAGCTCCTGGGTCGGCGGAATCGAGAAGTACTCCCGTAAGATCTGGCTGGCTGGCCTGGGTATCTACTCGAAGATCGACCAGGATGGTCCGAAGCTGTTCGACACGCTGGTGAAGGATGGCGAAAAGGCTGAGAAACAGGCGAAGAAGAGCGTCGACTCGGCCGCTGACAACGCCAAGTCGGCGACCACTTCGCGGGTGTCCGACGTCAAGGAACGTGCCCTGGGCAAGTGGAGCGAGCTCGAGGAAGCCTTCGACAAGCGTCTGAACAGTGCCATCTCGCGCCTGGGCGTGCCCAGCCGCAATGAGATCAAGGCCCTGCACCAGCAGGTCGACACGCTGACCAAGCAGATCGAGAAACTGACCGGCGCTTCGGTCACGCCGATCTCCAAGGCGGGCGCGAGCAAGACCGCGGCCAAACCGCTGGCCAAGGCCGCCGCCAAGCCGGCAGCGAAAACCGCAGCGGCCAAGCCTGCTGCCAAACCTGCGACCAAGACCGCTGCGGCCAAGCCAGCAGCAAAACCGGCGGCCAAGCCGGCCGTGGCCAAGAAGCCCGCGGTGAAGAAAGCCGCCCCGGCCAAGCCTGCGGCAGCCCCGGCCGCAACCGCAGCCCCGGCACCCAGCGCGGCGCCGGCCAGCACCACCCCGTCGGCACCGGTGAACGCGGCCGCCCAGGCCTGA
- a CDS encoding TetR/AcrR family transcriptional regulator — MKTRDRILECALQLFNRQGEPNVSTLEIANELGISPGNLYYHFHGKEPLVIGLFERFEEELMTLLDPPLDVQLEAEDYWLFLHLIVERMAQYRFLLQDLSNLTGRLPKLARGMRSLINALKRTLAALLASLKAQGQVTSETQALGQLVEQITLTLICSLDYQRVIGREGDVGVVVYQVMMLVAPHLQAPARRAAEQLAMRYLEG; from the coding sequence ATGAAGACCCGCGATCGTATCCTCGAATGTGCCCTGCAGTTGTTCAACCGCCAGGGCGAGCCGAATGTCTCGACCCTGGAGATCGCCAACGAGCTAGGCATCAGCCCGGGCAACCTGTACTACCACTTCCACGGCAAGGAGCCGCTGGTGATCGGCTTGTTCGAGCGCTTCGAGGAAGAGCTGATGACCTTGCTCGACCCGCCGCTGGACGTCCAACTGGAAGCCGAGGACTACTGGCTGTTCCTGCACCTGATCGTCGAACGCATGGCCCAGTACCGATTTCTGCTCCAGGACCTGTCCAACCTCACCGGCCGTCTTCCCAAGCTGGCGCGGGGCATGCGCAGCCTGATCAACGCCCTCAAGCGAACCCTGGCGGCGCTGCTGGCCAGCCTCAAGGCCCAAGGGCAGGTGACCAGCGAAACCCAGGCATTGGGGCAACTGGTCGAACAGATCACCCTGACCCTGATCTGCTCGCTGGACTATCAGCGGGTGATCGGCCGCGAGGGCGATGTGGGGGTGGTGGTGTACCAGGTAATGATGCTGGTGGCGCCGCACCTGCAGGCTCCGGCGCGCAGAGCGGCGGAGCAGTTGGCGATGAGGTACCTGGAGGGTTGA
- a CDS encoding phasin family protein produces MAKVTVKKKDDAQGTLGEVRGYARKIWLAGIGAYARVGQEGSDYFHELVKAGEGVEKRGKKRIDKELDAANGQIDEATREVTRVRGKVEVQLDKIEKAFDARVGRALNRLGIPSKHDVEALSIKLEQLHELLERVAHKP; encoded by the coding sequence GTGGCCAAAGTGACTGTGAAGAAAAAGGACGACGCCCAGGGTACGCTGGGTGAAGTGCGCGGGTACGCGCGCAAGATTTGGCTGGCGGGCATCGGCGCTTATGCGCGGGTGGGCCAGGAAGGCTCCGACTACTTCCATGAGCTGGTCAAGGCCGGCGAAGGCGTCGAGAAGCGCGGCAAGAAGCGCATCGACAAAGAGCTCGACGCCGCCAATGGCCAGATCGACGAAGCCACCCGTGAAGTGACCCGCGTGCGCGGGAAAGTCGAGGTCCAACTGGACAAAATCGAGAAAGCCTTCGACGCCCGCGTCGGTCGCGCCTTGAATCGCCTCGGCATTCCGTCTAAACATGACGTTGAGGCATTGTCCATCAAGCTTGAACAGCTGCACGAGCTGCTCGAGCGCGTCGCGCACAAACCATAA
- the phaC gene encoding class II poly(R)-hydroxyalkanoic acid synthase has translation MSNKNNDELQRQASENTLGLNPVIGIRRKDLLTSARTVLRQALRQPLHSAKHVAHFGLELKNVLLGKSSLQPESDDRRFSDPAWSNNPLYRRYLQTYLAWRKELHDWISESDLSPQDISRGQFVINLMTEAMAPTNTLSNPAAVKRFFETGGKSLLDGLSHLAKDLVNNGGMPSQVNMEAFEVGKNLATSEGAVVYRNDVLELIQYSPITEQVHARPLLVVPPQINKFYVFDLSPEKSLARFCLRSQQQTFIVSWRNPTKAQREWGLSTYIDALKEAVDAVLAITGSKDLNMLGACSGGITCTALVGHYAALGEKKVNALTLLVSVLDTTVDTQVALFVDEQTLEAAKRHSYQAGVLEGSDMAKVFAWMRPNDLIWNYWVNNYLLGNEPPVFDILFWNNDTTRLPAAFHGDLIEMFKNNPLIRSNALEVSGTAIDLKQVDCDIYSVAGTADHITPWQSCYRSAHLFGGKIEFVLSNSGHIQSILNPPGNPKARFMTGEDRPDDPVAWQENAVKHADSWWLHWQSWLGERAGELKKAPTRLGNRAYAAGEASPGTYVHER, from the coding sequence ATGAGTAACAAGAACAACGATGAGTTGCAGCGGCAGGCCTCGGAGAACACCCTGGGGCTGAACCCGGTCATCGGCATTCGCCGCAAGGATCTGCTGACCTCGGCGCGCACGGTATTGCGCCAGGCCTTGCGTCAACCGCTGCACAGCGCCAAGCACGTGGCGCATTTCGGCCTGGAACTGAAGAACGTGCTGCTGGGCAAATCGAGTCTTCAGCCCGAAAGCGACGACCGTCGCTTCAGCGACCCGGCCTGGAGCAATAACCCGCTGTACCGTCGCTACCTGCAAACCTACCTGGCCTGGCGCAAGGAACTGCACGACTGGATCAGCGAGAGCGACCTGTCCCCCCAGGACATCAGCCGCGGCCAATTCGTCATCAACCTGATGACCGAGGCCATGGCACCCACCAACACCCTCTCCAACCCCGCCGCCGTCAAGCGTTTCTTCGAGACTGGCGGCAAGAGCCTGCTCGATGGCCTCTCCCACCTGGCCAAGGACCTGGTCAACAATGGCGGCATGCCCAGCCAGGTGAACATGGAGGCCTTCGAGGTGGGCAAGAACCTGGCCACCAGCGAAGGCGCGGTGGTGTACCGCAACGACGTGCTGGAACTGATCCAGTACAGCCCCATCACCGAACAGGTGCACGCCCGCCCCCTGCTGGTGGTGCCGCCACAGATCAACAAGTTCTACGTCTTCGACCTGAGCCCGGAAAAGAGCCTGGCGCGCTTCTGCCTGCGCTCCCAGCAACAGACCTTCATCGTCAGTTGGCGCAACCCGACCAAGGCGCAACGCGAGTGGGGCCTGTCGACCTACATCGACGCGCTGAAGGAAGCCGTCGACGCAGTACTGGCGATCACCGGCAGCAAGGACCTGAACATGCTCGGCGCCTGCTCGGGCGGCATCACCTGTACCGCGCTGGTGGGCCATTACGCGGCACTCGGCGAAAAGAAGGTCAACGCCCTCACGCTGCTGGTCAGCGTGCTCGACACCACGGTCGACACCCAGGTGGCACTGTTCGTCGACGAGCAGACGCTGGAGGCGGCCAAGCGCCACTCCTATCAAGCCGGCGTGCTCGAAGGCAGCGACATGGCCAAGGTGTTCGCCTGGATGCGCCCCAACGACTTGATCTGGAACTACTGGGTCAACAACTACCTGCTGGGCAACGAGCCGCCAGTGTTCGACATCCTGTTCTGGAACAACGACACCACGCGCCTGCCGGCCGCCTTCCACGGCGACCTCATCGAGATGTTCAAGAACAACCCGCTGATCCGCTCCAACGCCCTGGAAGTGTCCGGCACCGCCATCGACCTGAAGCAGGTCGACTGCGACATCTACAGCGTCGCCGGCACCGCCGACCACATCACCCCCTGGCAATCGTGCTACCGCTCGGCGCACCTGTTCGGCGGCAAGATCGAGTTCGTACTGTCCAACAGCGGGCACATCCAGAGCATCCTCAACCCGCCGGGCAACCCCAAGGCGCGCTTCATGACCGGCGAGGACCGCCCGGACGACCCGGTGGCCTGGCAGGAGAACGCGGTCAAGCACGCCGACTCCTGGTGGCTGCACTGGCAGAGCTGGCTGGGCGAGCGCGCGGGCGAACTGAAGAAAGCGCCCACGCGCCTGGGCAACCGCGCCTACGCAGCCGGCGAGGCATCGCCGGGCACCTACGTCCACGAACGCTGA